The Kluyveromyces lactis strain NRRL Y-1140 chromosome B complete sequence genome contains a region encoding:
- a CDS encoding uncharacterized protein (conserved hypothetical protein) has product MIRRPAVATLSCMRSLYKSVTNLTGLPQRNRVQDYKRIKRILQALHTNKYDDMKVPSIDQLIKCLYVTKPLKVSVGVNKEVGLRQMNEEGRQLLKSEFLAAKNLFNTRNLNHFTGLRKSLMMDHQLGKITQKFFELNNLQSIARIPIPENRLSKKILFQQDLKVLNIVIACLAHYNNEAIVREFIQNEVTKPTLRNLFGL; this is encoded by the coding sequence ATGATTAGGCGGCCAGCAGTAGCTACTTTATCATGTATGAGATCGTTGTATAAATCAGTTACAAACCTGACTGGACTTCCACAAAGAAATCGGGTTCAAGATTATAAAAGAATAAAGCGTATATTGCAGGCTTTACACACGAATAAATACGATGATATGAAGGTACCGTCTATTGACCAATTAATTAAGTGTTTATATGTGACAAAACCACTTAAGGTAAGTGTGGGTGTAAATAAAGAAGTTGGTCTGCGACAGATGAATGAGGAAGGTCGACAGCTTTTGAAATCGGAATTTCTAGCAGCAAagaatcttttcaatacaAGGAATTTGAACCATTTCACGGGACTTCGAAAATCTCTAATGATGGACCATCAACTGGGGAAAATAACGCAGAAGTTTTTTGAGTTGAATAATCTTCAAAGCATTGCACGTATACCGATTCCAGAAAATCGATTGTCAAAGAAAATactctttcaacaagatttgaaagtatTGAATATTGTGATTGCATGTTTGGCACATTATAATAACGAAGCCATCGTACGAGAGTTTATTCAAAATGAGGTAACGAAACCAACATTAAGAAACTTGTTTGGGTTATAA
- the AFG2 gene encoding AAA family ATPase AFG2 (similar to uniprot|P32794 Saccharomyces cerevisiae YLR397C AFG2 ATPase of the CDC48/PAS1/SEC18 (AAA) family forms a hexameric complex may be involved in degradation of aberrant mRNAs), producing MATKSNSSNSKKKTGVSSGASEETKTKFKLPQQFIVRPIDNNADNGQGVIEINAEVMKYLELKNDNFCMISREGEKGIVGISRALKDDSSQTNVIKVGKALRSVGNLLLGERVELKKVSKQPEYLKSVSVGTVQHLQISPVPLSFVTEIENRFNQSGILMPGMIFRSLQLDEKTLVDLIIFDVNQSLEELPDTYEAVLPNVPRTSDNSLISPDSVNKSFSKLSLSEHAQDIDNNYLSSPGLFKMKATNVFVTAESEPSSKYGLPHPVLYNAVGGLKKETSILKSTVEFPLHQPQLFTDFGINPPRGILLHGPPGTGKTMLLRCVANETDAHILTISGPSIVSKYLGETEAALRDIFNEAKRYQPSIIFIDEIDSLAPNRANDDSGEVESRVVATLLTLMDGMDGSGRLAVVAATNRPNSIDPALRRPGRFDQEIEISIPDVEARHDILRKQFSRMSKQRQLLSPEDISNIASKTHGYVGADLIALCRESVMKTIQRGLNENIERDDLKVGINDVLEAMADIRPSAMREIFLETPKVYWDDIGGQEELKQKMKEMIQLPLEAAETFAKLGVSAPKGVLLYGPPGCSKTLTAKALATESGINFLAVKGPEIFNKYVGESERAIREIFRKARAASPSIIFFDEIDALSPDRDSGSGTSAANHVLTSLLNEIDGVEELKGVIIVAATNRPDEIDPALLRPGRLDRHIYVGPPSYDARLQILQKCTKKFNIDTAIVDLKALAECTDGCSGAEVVLLCQEAGLAAIMEDTTTDKVEQRHFTKALAGISRGITPEMLEYYSAFAARSGISK from the coding sequence ATGGCTACTAAAAGTAACTCTTCTAACAgtaagaagaaaactggTGTATCTTCTGGTGCATCTGAGGAAACAAAGACCAAGTTCAAACTACCACAACAATTCATTGTACGTCCAATTGACAACAATGCCGATAATGGTCAAGGGGTCATAGAGATTAATGCAGAGGTAATGaaatatcttgaattgaagaatgataaCTTTTGTATGATTTCAAGGGAGGGAGAAAAAGGTATCGTAGGTATTAGTAGGGCCCTCAAGGACGATTCCTCACAAACCAATGTCATCAAAGTAGGCAAGGCTTTGCGTAGTGTTGGTAACTTACTACTGGGAGAAAGGGTAGAATTAAAAAAGGTATCAAAGCAACcggaatatttgaaaagtgTTTCGGTGGGAACCGTGCAGCACCTGCAGATCTCTCCAGTACCTTTAAGCTTTGTGACGGAAATCGAGAACAGGTTCAATCAATCTGGGATTTTGATGCCCGGAATGATCTTTCGTTCTTTACAGTTGGATGAGAAGACTCTCGTTgatttgataatctttGACGTCAACCAATCATTAGAAGAGTTGCCTGATACCTATGAAGCAGTCTTGCCAAACGTTCCACGTACCAGTGAtaattctttaatttccCCAGATTCGGTTAATAAGAGTTTCTCTAAATTGAGTTTGTCAGAACACGCTCAAGATATCGACAATAATTATTTATCCAGTCCAGGTTTGTTTAAGATGAAGGCTACAAATGTTTTTGTCACTGCTGAAAGTGAACCGTCATCGAAATATGGGTTACCTCACCCAGTTTTATATAATGCTGTAGGTGGCCTTAAAAAGGAAACCTCCATTTTGAAGAGCACTGTAGAGTTTCCCTTACATCAACCTCAGTTATTTACAGATTTTGGTATCAATCCCCCTCGAGGGATACTTTTACATGGCCCTCCAGGTACCGGTAAGACCATGTTACTTAGATGCGTGGCAAATGAAACCGATGCTCACATATTGACAATTAGTGGGCCATCGATAGTTTCAAAGTACTTGGGTGAGACGGAAGCCGCCTTAAGAGACATCTTCAACGAAGCGAAAAGATATCAACCATCTATCATCTTTATTGATGAGATTGATTCCTTAGCTCCAAATAGAGCTAACGATGATTCTGGAGAAGTAGAAAGTAGAGTAGTAGCCACCCTTTTAACGCTAATGGATGGAATGGATGGCTCGGGAAGGCTTGCTGTCGTAGCGGCTACAAATAGACCTAATTCAATAGATCCTGCTCTAAGAAGACCAGGAAGGTTCGATCAAGAGATTGAAATCAGCATTCCAGATGTAGAAGCCAGACATGACATCCTCAGGAAACAGTTCAGCAGGATGTCAAAACAAAGGCAACTTCTTTCACCAGAGGATATCTCGAATATTGCGTCCAAGACACATGGTTATGTCGGAGCGGATTTGATTGCGTTATGTCGAGAGTCAGTAATGAAAACGATTCAAAGAGGACTAAATGAAAACATAGAAAGAGATGATTTAAAGGTAGGAATTAACGACGTTCTCGAAGCCATGGCAGATATCAGACCAAGTGCAATGAGAGAGATTTTCCTTGAAACCCCAAAGGTGTATTGGGACGATATTGGAGGCCAAgaggaattgaaacaaaagatgaaGGAAATGATCCAATTGCCATTGGAGGCAGCAGAAACTTTTGCAAAACTTGGTGTTAGTGCTCCCAAAGGTGTCCTTTTATATGGTCCTCCTGGATGCTCTAAGACCTTAACAGCGAAAGCGCTAGCTACTGAATCTGGCATTAACTTCTTGGCTGTCAAGGGCCCTGAGATCTTTAACAAGTACGTCGGTGAATCAGAAAGAGCCATAAGGGAAATATTCAGGAAGGCAAGAGCTGCCTCGCCGTCgatcatcttctttgatgaaattgacgCCTTATCTCCAGATAGAGATTCCGGGAGCGGTACTTCTGCGGCAAATCACGTTCTAACATCTTTACTTAATGAAATTGACGGTGTAGAAGAACTCAAAGGGGTCATAATCGTTGCAGCAACAAACAGACctgatgaaattgatccTGCACTATTACGTCCAGGAAGATTAGACAGACATATATACGTGGGTCCACCTTCTTACGATGCAAGATTACAGATTTTGCAAAAATGTACCAAGAAATTTAACATAGACACAGCAATAGTTGATTTGAAAGCTCTTGCAGAATGTACAGATGGTTGTTCCGGTGCAGAAGTAGTTCTTTTGTGCCAGGAAGCCGGTCTAGCTGCTATCATGGAAGACACAACTACTGACAAAGTTGAACAGCGACATTTTACAAAAGCCTTAGCAGGAATTTCAAGAGGTATCACTCCTGAAATGCTAGAGTATTATTCAGCTTTTGCAGCAAGAAGTGGAATATCAAAATAA
- the VPS33 gene encoding tethering complex ATP-binding subunit VPS33 (weakly similar to uniprot|P20795 Saccharomyces cerevisiae YLR396C VPS33 vacuolar sorting protein essential for vacuolar morphogenesis and function involved in vacuolar protein targeting) yields the protein MVSKLDAKQFKKHNRDTFINAVETLQDCLKPVTLVVQESILPILDSLFTFSQLKTATQIENVVKCDDEAANVLQSLKEDTTLIYLVDVRTELNINDIILNTINELQISKPNVISVTYNDRSEELGLVRDYLRELVRVPLTLVKWHVLPTESLDENILDCKLLLTSEGINMYYPSDPYFRSASINILLDNLSNVLLSILDKENITISKSLALGDNSRRLVDIVKQRMAIRDTAETQFIKNAKFGKLKSGERNDLIVFERSVDTITPMMADLTYSGILSEVDQISNVPKDGGIWDLLKFLNFGAVGSNLNTLAKDLQSQYESRHAANTISEIKNFVDNLGDLQNRQALLKQHTVQSSELMEYLKDTDFKDKIDFEHGVYADLLDYSTIVNTITEMMCFDKSELSILRLCCLFSQIKHGIREKEFNLLRQELVDTFGNEMIFKLNTLDRYRLFSKKHTDGLKNYQLICKSFDTIPDVDIEPTKPRDMNYAFSGVVPIVSRLLQSMFDRSVFVKNNNSILQSFIHSREPTLDKLEPLMKESQIPLDERHWVKTEGKIIGDVKDESDLTFLIFIGGITHGEISTINYLKEKLRAKKIRKEFIIITDGIITGNDIFSSSGIQTSKKKNVLTEQLGDTLISQNQGK from the coding sequence ATGGTCTCTAAGCTTGACGCGAAgcaattcaagaaacaCAACAGAGATACATTCATCAATGCAGTTGAAACCTTACAAGACTGTTTGAAACCTGTGACACTAGTCGTCCAAGAAAGCATTTTGCCAATTTTAGACAGTTTGTTCACATTCAGCCAATTGAAAACTGCTACCCAAATTGAGAATGTTGTAAAATGTGATGACGAGGCTGCCAATGTTCTTCAGTCATTAAAAGAAGATACAACATTGATATATCTGGTTGATGTACGAACAGAACTCAACATTAATGACATAATTTTGAACACGATAAATGAGCTTCAGATATCTAAACCTAATGTGATTTCAGTTACATACAATGACAGAAGTGAAGAATTGGGGCTGGTACGAGATTATCTGCGAGAACTTGTTAGAGTGCCGCTAACATTGGTTAAGTGGCATGTGCTACCTACAGAAAGTTTGGATGAAAACATATTGGACTGCAAGTTGTTATTGACTTCAGAGGGAATCAACATGTATTATCCGTCAGATCCGTATTTTAGAAGTGCATCTATcaatattcttcttgataaCCTATCGAATGTTTTACTGTCAATTCTTGACAAAGAGAACATCACAATTTCGAAAAGTTTAGCATTAGGAGATAATAGCAGGCGGTTAGTGGATATTGTGAAACAACGGATGGCTATTAGAGATACTGCCGAGACCCAGTTTATTAAAAACGCCAAATTTGGGAAATTAAAATCAGGGGAAAGGAACGACCTCATTGTGTTTGAACGAAGTGTCGATACCATTACTCCAATGATGGCAGATCTAACATATTCAGGAATCTTGTCTGAAGTGGATCAGATATCAAACGTTCCAAAGGATGGAGGCATATGGGACCTGTTGAAGTTTTTAAATTTTGGTGCGGTCGGTTCCAATCTCAACACACTAGCCAAAGATCTTCAATCTCAATACGAGTCACGCCACGCTGCAAATACGATATCCgaaatcaaaaactttGTAGACAACCTTGGTGATCTACAGAACAGGCAAGCATTATTAAAGCAACATACAGTACAAAGTTCAGAGTTAATGGAATATCTAAAGGATACAGATTTTAAGGATAAAATTGACTTCGAACATGGGGTTTATGCAGATCTGTTAGATTATTCTACCATAGTCAATACAATAACTGAAATGATGTGTTTTGACAAAAGTGAACTCAGCATCCTTCGGCTATGTTGTTTATTTTCACAAATAAAACATGGGATCAGGGAGAAGGAGTTCAATTTGTTGCGTCAGGAATTGGTGGATACATTTGGAAACGAGATGATATTTAAACTGAATACTTTGGACAGATATAGACTATTCTCAAAAAAACATACTGATggattgaaaaattatcaacTTATATGTAAGTCTTTCGATACTATACCAGATGTTGACATAGAACCTACAAAACCTCGAGATATGAATTATGCTTTTTCTGGAGTCGTTCCTATAGTGTCAAGACTACTACAGTCAATGTTTGATAGAAGTGTATTTGTGAAGAATAATAATTCAATCTTGCAATCATTTATCCATTCAAGAGAGCCAACTTTGGACAAACTGGAGCCATTAATGAAAGAGTCACAAATACCCCTGGATGAAAGGCACTGGGTTAAAACCGAGGGAAAGATAATCGGAGACGTAAAAGATGAATCTGATCTAACGTTCTTAATTTTCATTGGAGGAATTACCCATGGTGAGATATCTACCATCAACTATTTAAAGGAAAAACTACGAGCCAAGAAGATAAGGAAAGAGTTCATCATTATTACCGATGGAATCATCACCGGTAACGACATTTTTTCCTCATCTGGCATTCAAACAtctaagaagaaaaatgtCTTGACGGAACAGTTAGGCGACACCTTGATAAGTCAAAATCAAGGAAAATAG
- the COX9 gene encoding cytochrome c oxidase subunit VIIa (highly similar to uniprot|P07255 Saccharomyces cerevisiae YDL067C COX9 Subunit VIIa of cytochrome c oxidase, which is the terminal member of the mitochondrial inner membrane electron transport chain), protein MSAIAPITGTIRKRILADITIGFAIGGAMASYWWWGFHKNIINKREAYYAKLAEQKAAEN, encoded by the coding sequence ATGTCTGCAATTGCTCCAATCACTGGTACTATTAGAAAGAGAATCTTGGCCGATATCACCATCGGTTTCGCTATTGGTGGTGCTATGGCTTCCTATTGGTGGTGGGGTTTCCACAAGaacatcatcaacaagAGAGAAGCTTACTACGCTAAGTTGGCTGAACAAAAGGCTGCTGAAAACTAA
- the COX8 gene encoding cytochrome c oxidase subunit VIII (highly similar to uniprot|Q757F1 Ashbya gossypii AER062C AER062Cp and similar to YLR395C uniprot|P04039 Saccharomyces cerevisiae YLR395C COX8 Subunit VIII of cytochrome c oxidase which is the terminal member of the mitochondrial inner membrane electron transport chain): MFSQVTRLATRRAFSATSKQCGAHFKEGVYSNIPVKIHNRKIPYAFIHFGFFALGFAVPFISSYVQLKKFGAF; the protein is encoded by the coding sequence ATGTTTTCCCAAGTTACCAGACTAGCCACCAGAAGAGCCTTCTCTGCCACTTCCAAGCAATGTGGTGCCCACTTCAAGGAAGGTGTTTACTCGAACATCCCAGTTAAGATTCACAACAGAAAGATCCCATACGCTTTCATCCACTTCGGTTTCTTTGCTCTAGGTTTTGCTGTTCCATTCATCTCTTCTTACGtgcaattgaagaagtttgGTGCTTTCTAA
- the CST9 gene encoding SUMO ligase CST9 (some similarities with uniprot|Q06032 Saccharomyces cerevisiae YLR394W CST9 Protein required for synaptonemal complex formation may have a role in meiotic recombination localizes to synapsis initiation sites on meiotic chromosomes potential Cdc28p substrate): protein MSPPVDLNQIWVNCSQCHKPYNNQQGTSNGKFWLTSCAHILCDKHYHNGMTVCPVCTTSRISVLPLDGDSSKLPTEVQSFFKPFVSQLEPLYTVANFQWESMVQLCEYYQDMCLKLQEKCNRQRQLLYQAKEELDKFTALKKELRMKDTNRDVISMVTRNDSRNLINAKDGIERDNQESFISKLQNSHRLKPSRTTSDDGNESPNISHVLAESTSIGRTAPILVPHSPTTPISMNNKSGSNINNTFGARSNSRQGVTKALPNALERLKLKRSSTSTISSRGILSHMRINSSQTTTGFPSRNNTTAQSRNNKFKK from the coding sequence ATGTCTCCGCCAGTTGATTTGAATCAGATATGGGTAAACTGTTCCCAATGCCATAAACCGTATAACAACCAGCAAGGAACAAGCAATGGAAAGTTCTGGCTCACATCATGTGCTCATATCCTTTGTGATAAGCATTACCATAATGGAATGACGGTTTGTCCCGTGTGCACGACGAGTAGAATATCAGTACTTCCGTTAGATGGTGATAGTTCCAAACTACCGACAGAAGTGCAATCGTTCTTTAAACCCTTTGTATCACAACTGGAACCATTATACACAGTAGCTAATTTCCAGTGGGAGTCAATGGTGCAATTATGTGAATACTATCAAGATATGTGTCTGAAGTTACAGGAAAAGTGTAACAGACAACGACAGCTGTTGTACCAGGCAAAGGAAGAATTAGACAAGTTTActgctttgaagaaggaattAAGAATGAAGGACACCAACAGAGACGTCATATCGATGGTTACTAGAAATGACTCCAGAAATTTAATAAACGCAAAGGATGGGATTGAGCGTGATAATCAAGAGTCGTTCATCAGTAAACTACAAAACTCTCACCGATTGAAACCTTCACGGACAACTTCAGATGATGGAAACGAATCTCCAAATATTTCACACGTTCTTGCTGAATCTACgtcaattggaagaacGGCACCAATATTGGTACCGCATTCCCCAACAAcaccaatttcaatgaacAATAAAAGCGGTTCTAACATTAATAACACGTTCGGCGCCAGATCAAACTCACGACAAGGAGTCACGAAAGCATTACCGAATGCATTGgaaagattgaaattgaaaagaagtaGCACTTCAACGATATCATCAAGGGGAATATTATCACATATGAGGATTAACTCTTCTCAAACTACAACGGGATTCCCGTCGAGGAATAACACCACGGCACAATCGAGAAACAATAAATTTAAGAAATGA
- the IDP1 gene encoding isocitrate dehydrogenase (NADP(+)) IDP1 (highly similar to uniprot|P21954 Saccharomyces cerevisiae YDL066W IDP1 Mitochondrial NADP-specific isocitrate dehydrogenase catalyzes the oxidation of isocitrate to alpha-ketoglutarate not required for mitochondrial respiration and may function to divert alpha-ketoglutarate to biosynthetic processes) → MKAAVMSINRQFSSSAATGLRKIKVQTPVVELDGDEMTRIIWDKIKSKLILPYLDVDLKYYDLSVTNRDATNDQVTVDSANAIKKYGVGVKCATITPDEGRVKEFNLKKMWKSPNGTIRNILGGTVFREPIVIPRIPRLVPGWEKPIVIGRHAHGDQYKATDLVVPGPGKLELVYKPTDGSETKTLEVYDYKGPGIALAMYNTDESIRGFAHASFKLAITKKLNLYLSTKNTILKKYDGRFKDIFQEIYDSEYKSEFEKLGIWYEHRLIDDMVAQMIKSKGGFILAFKNYDGDVQSDIVAQGFGSLGLMTSVLVTPDGKAFESEAAHGTVTRHYRQYQQGKETSTNSIASIFAWTRGLAKRGELDNTPEVVEFANLLEKSTLNTVQEDGIMTKDLALACGNTDRSSYVNTDEFLDAVEKRFRNDVKSLQ, encoded by the coding sequence ATGAAGGCCGCAGTGATGAGTATTAATCGTCAGTTTTCCAGCTCTGCTGCAACTGGGTTGCGCAAGATTAAAGTTCAGACTCCCGTTGTGGAGTTGGACGGTGATGAGATGACTAGAATTATCTGGGATAAGATTAAGAGTAAACTTATCTTACCATATTTGGATGTGGATTTGAAGTATTACGATCTTTCCGTGACGAACCGTGATGCCACTAACGATCAAGTTACTGTGGATTCTGCTAATGCCATCAAGAAATACGGTGTTGGTGTGAAATGTGCCACTATTACACCGGACGAGGGTCGTGTTAAAGagttcaatttgaaaaagatgtGGAAATCACCAAATGGTACCATCAGAAACATCCTTGGTGGTACTGTTTTCCGTGAACCAATTGTCATTCCTAGAATCCCAAGATTAGTGCCTGGATGGGAAAAACCTATTGTCATCGGTAGACATGCCCATGGTGATCAATATAAGGCCACCGATCTTGTCGTTCCAGGTCCTGGTAAGTTGGAATTGGTTTACAAGCCAACTGATGGATCCGAGACCAAGACTTTGGAAGTTTACGACTACAAGGGTCCTGGTATCGCTTTGGCCATGTACAACACAGACGAATCCATCCGTGGATTCGCTCATGCCTCTTTCAAATTGGCTATCaccaagaaattgaacCTTTATCTTTCCACCAAGAACACtatcttgaagaaatacgATGGTAGATTCAAGGATATCTTCCAGGAAATTTACGATTCCGAGTATAAATCcgaatttgaaaagttgggTATCTGGTACGAACACCGTTTAATTGACGATATGGTTGCCCAAATGATCAAATCTAAGGGTGGATTCATCCTTGCGTTTAAGAACTATGATGGTGATGTCCAATCCGATATCGTTGCTCAAGGGTTCGGGTCCCTTGGTTTGATGACCTCTGTTCTAGTGACCCCAGACGGTAAGGCCTTCGAAAGTGAAGCTGCTCACGGTACCGTCACTAGACACTACAGACAATACCAACAGGGTAAAGAAACCTCAACAAACTCCATCGCTTCCATCTTCGCTTGGACTAGAGGTTTGGCCAAGAGAGGTGAACTAGACAACACTCCAGAAGTCGTCGAATTTGCCAACTTGTTGGAAAAATCCACTTTGAACACTGTCCAAGAAGACGGTATCATGACCAAAGATTTGGCCCTTGCCTGTGGTAACACTGACAGATCAAGTTATGTGAACACCGACGAATTCTTGGATGCTGTTGAAAAGAGATTCAGAAATGACGTTAAATCTCTGCAGTGA
- the DPM1 gene encoding dolichyl-phosphate beta-D-mannosyltransferase (highly similar to uniprot|P14020 Saccharomyces cerevisiae YPR183W DPM1 Dolichol phosphate mannose (Dol-P-Man) synthase of the ER membrane catalyzes the formation of Dol-P-Man from Dol-P and GDP-Man required for glycosyl phosphatidylinositol membrane anchoring O mannosylation and protein glycosylation) codes for MSIENSVVVPAYHEKLNIKPLTTRLFQALGKEGSNITELIFVDDNSQDGSVEEVEALKKQGYNVRIIVRTDERGLSSAVLKGFHEAKGEYLVCMDADLQHPPESVPQLLDSLRTHPFVLGTRYAAGVGIDKDWPLYRRVISSGARAMAKPLTSASDPMSGFFGLQKKYLIHKDAKNINPKGFKIALDLLVKLPIPPQEPIGEVPFFFGVRTEGESKLSGKVIIQYLHQLRELYTYKYGGNNLLLFFLFWTILALYILYQAYHLVF; via the coding sequence ATGTCTATTGAAAACTCTGTTGTTGTTCCAGCGTACCACGAAAAGCTAAATATCAAGCCATTGACCACCAGGTTATTCCAAGCCTTGGGTAAAGAAGGTTCCAATATCACTGAATTGATCTTCGTCGATGACAATTCCCAGGACGGTTCTgtggaagaagttgaggctttgaagaagcaagGTTACAACGTCAGAATCATCGTCAGAACCGACGAAAGAGGTCTTTCTTCCGCTGTCTTGAAGGGTTTCCATGAAGCCAAGGGTGAATATTTGGTTTGCATGGATGCGGACTTGCAACATCCACCAGAAAGTGTTCCACAATTGTTGGATTCTTTGAGAACACATCCATTCGTGTTGGGTACCAGATACGCTGCTGGTGTCGGTATCGACAAGGACTGGCCGTTGTACCGTAGAGTCATTTCTAGTGGTGCTAGAGCTATGGCTAAACCTTTGACTTCTGCCTCTGATCCGATGAGTGGGTTCTTCGGTTTGCAAAAGAAGTACTTGATTCACAAGGATGCCAAGAATATTAATCCAAAGGGTTTCAAGATTGCCTTGGATTTGTTGGTTAAGTTGCCAATTCCTCCACAAGAACCTATTGGCGAAGttcctttctttttcgGTGTCAGAACTGAAGGTGAATCTAAGTTGAGTGGGAAGGTCATCATACAGTATTTGCACCAATTGAGAGAGTTATACACCTATAAATATGGTGGCAACAACCTACTGCTGTTCTTCCTATTCTGGACTATCCTAGCACTGTACATTCTGTACCAGGCTTACCACTTGGTATTCTAG